Below is a genomic region from Vibrio mimicus.
ATCTTAAGTGAACATCGTTTGCAAAACGGCAGATGCTGCTGCTCGCAACTTCATTCAAACCCCGCGCTTGCACCGTGTGTTAAGGCTGATTCTCCGGCATCTTACTGGTACGGCGTTTTTGCCAACTGCGTACCACCGAATAACGCCATAAACCGCGAATACCGAAGTAACCAAGCAGTGAGGCTAGCACCGCACAAACAGCGCAACCCAGCAGAAAAGGGGGGCCAATGGTGCTCATTTGGTTGAACAGAAATTCCCATGTTAATTCAAAATGGAAACTGTGTGCTGGGGTGCCCATCAGCCATGCGCCAAGCTTGTACGTGAAATAAAAGATCACTGGCATAGTGATAGGGTTGGTGATCCACACTAATGCGATCGAGAGCGGTAAGTTAACGCCAAACATAATCGCTAGCCCTGCCGCCATGATCATTTGGCTTGGAAGTGGAACAAAGGCCATAAACAGGCCAACAGCAAACGCGCCAGCAGCAGAGCGACGGTTTAAACACCAGAGATTTGGGTTATACAGCACATTACCAAACACGCGCAGCGCTTTTTGGCGTTTGATCACATCGTGGTCAGGCATAAACCGTTTAATAAATTTTCTTGGCATACGGGATTATGACTCTCTTGTCGAATTACTGGTCGCTCATCTCTTTTTCGATCACCGTGCTGTCTGCTCCTTATTGGCCATGGATGCCAACATGGGGCTGGGCTTGGTTATGCCTTTTTTTGACGGGTTTGCTCGGTTATTACCGTGCAAACCGCAAATTCCTTGGCTTCGCGTTGGCCATTTTCACTATCGTGCTACATGGCAACCTTATGCGAGATCAATCCAACATTCTCTATCAAGCAGGGCCGGATATTACCATAAAAGGTAAGGTTGACAGCTTTTTTAAGCAAACTCGTTACGCATATGAGGGTTTAGTCTTGATTCATGAGGTGAATGGTCAAACCTTAAACAGATTCATGCAGCCTCACATACGTCTCGTTGCCCCGTTATTACTACAGCCCAATGATCAATTTGAGTTTTCAATCTCGCTTAAACCGATAGTGGGTCGACTCAATGAAACGGGCTTTGATTTAGAAGCGTATTACATGGCGCACTCTTTCGTGGCTAGAGCCAGTGTTAAACCCAACACGTCTTATCAAATTGTGCAAGAGAGTAGCCTAAGATCAAGGTTGTTTTTTCAACTGGAAGCGCTGACGCAGACGAGCCCGTTTCAAGCGCTGATTTTAGCTCTGACCTTTGGTGAACGAAGCAGTATTGATGAGCAGGAATGGCAAGCGCTGCGAAATAGTGGGTTGATTCATTTAGTCGCTATTTCTGGTTTGCACATCGGAATTGCTTTTAGCTTGGGGTACTTTCTGGGTGCAGGCTTAATGCGCTTTCATAATCAGCTTCTCTGGTCACCGTTCGTGTGCGGAGTTCTGCTTGCCATACTCTATGCGTGGCTTGCAGGTTTCACCATACCGACTCAGCGTGCACTGATCATGTGTTTGCTCAATGTGGCATTGGTGATTTTGGCTTTCCCTCTTTCCGCATTAAAACGGATTTTGCTTACTTTGTGTGCTGTTTTAGTTTGGTCGCCGTTTGCCTCGCTCTCTAACAGCTTTTGGATGTCCTTTTTAGCTGCCGCGATTGTGCTGTATCAGTTAGCCAGTCAGGGTAAACGTAAAGTGTGGTGGAAAACGCTGCTGCTCGCGCAAATTTCTCTCGTCTGTTTAATGGCTCCGGTAACGGCATACTTCTTTGGCGGCCTAAGCATTACCGCGGTTTTGTACAATTTGGTGTTTATCCCGTGGTTCTCCCTAGTCATTGTTCCGGCTCTGTTTTTAGGGTTGGTCATAACCCTTATCGCACCAAGTTGGGCTGCCGTGTATTGGCCGTGGGTCGACTGGTCTTTTCTGCCGCTTGATTGGGCGCTGCAATTTGCGGACATGGGTTGGGTAGTCATACCCCAAAATATACAAGGTCTCATTGTTGCGTTCGTCGTGCTCAGTATGCTGTATCGAGTGATGAGCCTACGAGCCTGTGCCTTATCGTTAAGCATCGCTGGCTTATGGTGGTGGTTTCCTTCCATTACACCGCTTTGGCGTATGGATGTGTTGGATGTGGGGCACGGTTTAGCGATAGTGATTGAGCAAAATGATCGTGCGATTGTCTACGATACAGGCAGCAGTTGGCCGGGGGGCAGCTATGTACAAAGTGTGATTGAGCCCATTTTACAGCAACGCGGTATTCATCGACTCGATGGGTTGATTTTGAGTCATCTCGATAACGATCATGCGGGCGATTGGCAAAGTTTAGCCAAACGTTGGCACCCCAGTTGGATACGCACAAGCCAAGTTGGTGTGGAATTTGTTCCTTGTGTACGTGGTGAAAGTTGGCAATGGCAATCTCTACATTTCGATGTGTTATGGCCGCCGCAACTGGTCAGCCGAGCTTACAATCAACATTCGTGTGTGATCCGTATGACCGATGCTCAGTCCAAACATTCAGTGCTGCTTTCTGGGGATGTCACCGCAATGGGGGAGTGGTTGCTCGCACGCGATGGGGCATTACTGCAAAGTGATGTGATGATAGTGCCGCACCACGGCAGTAAAACCTCATCAACTGCTGAGTTCATTATGAAAGTCGAACCACGATTGGCGATTGCGTCACTGGCTAAAGATAACCGCTGGAATTTGCCTAACACGCAAGTGGTGGAGCGTTATCAAAACCAGCAAGCTCAGTGGTTAGATACTGGACAATTGGGTCAAATCAGTCTGTTTTTCTATCCAGAACAGATGGATTGGGTTGCTCAGCGTTCGCTTGGCTGGGAGCCTTGGTATAGGCATATGCTGCGTAAAGGAGTAGAATGAGCGCAATTTTGTAATCAGAAAAGCCTCTCTATGTCACTTCACTCTGACGAAACTACTTGGCAGACCTTTAAACGTCTGTGGACTTATATCCGCTTATATAAAGCGGGTCTTGCTGTTGCGGTTGTCGCGCTGATTATCAATGCTGTCGCTGATACCTATATGATTTCTCTACTAAAGCCCTTATTGGATGAAGGCTTTGGTAATGCGGAATCCAACTTCCTGCGTATCCTGCCGTTCATGATTTTAGGCTTGATGTTTGTACGCGGTTTAAGTGGATTTGCTTCTTCCTACTGCTTGAGTTGGGTTTCTGGCAATGTGGTAATGCTGATGCGTCGCCGTTTGTTTAACCATTTCATGCACATGCCAGTGCGCTTTTTTGACCAAGAATCGACAGGCGGACTGCTATCTCGCATCACTTACGATTCTGAGCAAGTCGCAGGCGCAACCAGCCGCGCTTTAGTCAGCATTGTGCGTGAAGGGGCAAGCATTATCGGCTTGTTAACCCTGATGTTCTGGAACAGTTGGCAGCTTTCTTTGGTGTTGATCGTGGTCGCGCCTGTTGTTGCTTTCGCAATCAGTGTGGTTTCTAAGCGCTTTCGTAAGATTTCGCGCAACATGCAAACCACCATGGGGCATGTCACTTCATCGGCTGAGCAGATGCTCAAAGGTCATAAAGTGGTGCTAAGTTACGGTGGTCAAGCCGTTGAGCGTAAACGCTTTGACCAAGTGAGTAACGGCATGCGTCAACAAACGATGAAGCTGGTTTCCGCTCAATCTATTGCTGATCCTGTGATCCAGATGATTGCTTCACTAGCGCTGTTTGCCGTGTTGTTCTTGGCGAGTGTTGACTCCATTCGTGCAGATCTTACGCCGGGTACTTTCACTGTCGTGTTTTCTGCCATGTTTGGCTTGATGCGTCCGCTAAAAGCATTGACCAGTGTGACGTCTGAATTCCAACGCGGTATGGCCGCTTGTCAAACTCTGTTTGGTTTGATGGATCTAGAAACTGAGCGTGATAATGGCAAGTACGAAGTCAATCGCGTTAAAGGTGAGGTTGCCGTTAAAGACGTGACTTTCACTTATCAAGGAAAAGAAAAGCCAGCGTTAGCGAATGTCTCTTTTGATATTCCGCAAGGCAAAACCGTTGCGTTGGTTGGCCGCTCTGGTTCAGGTAAATCAACCATCGCTAATCTGTTTACCCGTTTTTATGATGTAGACAGTGGTTCAATCAGCCTTGATGGGCACGATGTGCGTGATTACAAACTGACTAATTTGCGTCGTCACTTCGCATTAGTTTCACAAAACGTACATCTGTTTAATGACACCATTGCCAACAACATCGCTTATGCCGCCGAAGGTGAATATACCCGTGAGCAAATTGAGCAAGCGGCTCGCCAAGCGCATGCGATGGAGTTTATTGAAAATATGCCAGAAGGGTTGGATACCGTCATTGGTGAGAACGGTACGAGTTTGTCCGGTGGTCAACGCCAGCGTGTGGCGATTGCCCGTGCGTTGCTGCGTGATGCTCCTGTGCTCATTCTCGATGAAGCGACTTCAGCGCTAGATACTGAATCTGAGCGCGCGATCCAAGCGGCATTGAATGAGCTACAGAAAAACAAAACCGTGCTGGTGATTGCGCACCGCTTGTCGACCATCGAACAAGCCGATGAGATCCTTGTGGTCGATGAAGGAGAAATCATTGAGCGCGGCCGCCATGCTGATTTGTTGGCTCAAGATGGCGCGTATGCTCAGCTACACCGCATCCAGTTTGGTGAATAGTGGTGATAGAAAAGATTTGGTTTCACCGCCATCCGTTGGGTTATCTGTTATGGCCACTGTTGTGGCCATTCAGCTTGCTGTTTGGCGCAATTAGCCGCTCACGGCGTAAGGCTTATCAAGTGGGTGATAAACCGTCTTACCGTGCGCCATTGCCTATTGTCGTGGTGGGTAATATTACCGCAGGTGGCAATGGTAAAACGCCGGTTGTGGTTTGGCTGGTGGAAACATTGCAAAACCTTGGCTATCGTCCGGGGGTAGTATCTCGCGGTTATGGAGCCAAAGCGCCAAGTTATCCTTTGGTGGTCAGTGAACAAACGCCAGCGGAACATTGCGGTGATGAGCCAAAACTCATTTTTCAGCGCACCAAAGCCCCT
It encodes:
- a CDS encoding DUF2062 domain-containing protein, with amino-acid sequence MPRKFIKRFMPDHDVIKRQKALRVFGNVLYNPNLWCLNRRSAAGAFAVGLFMAFVPLPSQMIMAAGLAIMFGVNLPLSIALVWITNPITMPVIFYFTYKLGAWLMGTPAHSFHFELTWEFLFNQMSTIGPPFLLGCAVCAVLASLLGYFGIRGLWRYSVVRSWQKRRTSKMPENQP
- a CDS encoding DNA internalization-related competence protein ComEC/Rec2, translated to MTLLSNYWSLISFSITVLSAPYWPWMPTWGWAWLCLFLTGLLGYYRANRKFLGFALAIFTIVLHGNLMRDQSNILYQAGPDITIKGKVDSFFKQTRYAYEGLVLIHEVNGQTLNRFMQPHIRLVAPLLLQPNDQFEFSISLKPIVGRLNETGFDLEAYYMAHSFVARASVKPNTSYQIVQESSLRSRLFFQLEALTQTSPFQALILALTFGERSSIDEQEWQALRNSGLIHLVAISGLHIGIAFSLGYFLGAGLMRFHNQLLWSPFVCGVLLAILYAWLAGFTIPTQRALIMCLLNVALVILAFPLSALKRILLTLCAVLVWSPFASLSNSFWMSFLAAAIVLYQLASQGKRKVWWKTLLLAQISLVCLMAPVTAYFFGGLSITAVLYNLVFIPWFSLVIVPALFLGLVITLIAPSWAAVYWPWVDWSFLPLDWALQFADMGWVVIPQNIQGLIVAFVVLSMLYRVMSLRACALSLSIAGLWWWFPSITPLWRMDVLDVGHGLAIVIEQNDRAIVYDTGSSWPGGSYVQSVIEPILQQRGIHRLDGLILSHLDNDHAGDWQSLAKRWHPSWIRTSQVGVEFVPCVRGESWQWQSLHFDVLWPPQLVSRAYNQHSCVIRMTDAQSKHSVLLSGDVTAMGEWLLARDGALLQSDVMIVPHHGSKTSSTAEFIMKVEPRLAIASLAKDNRWNLPNTQVVERYQNQQAQWLDTGQLGQISLFFYPEQMDWVAQRSLGWEPWYRHMLRKGVE
- the msbA gene encoding lipid A ABC transporter ATP-binding protein/permease MsbA, whose product is MSLHSDETTWQTFKRLWTYIRLYKAGLAVAVVALIINAVADTYMISLLKPLLDEGFGNAESNFLRILPFMILGLMFVRGLSGFASSYCLSWVSGNVVMLMRRRLFNHFMHMPVRFFDQESTGGLLSRITYDSEQVAGATSRALVSIVREGASIIGLLTLMFWNSWQLSLVLIVVAPVVAFAISVVSKRFRKISRNMQTTMGHVTSSAEQMLKGHKVVLSYGGQAVERKRFDQVSNGMRQQTMKLVSAQSIADPVIQMIASLALFAVLFLASVDSIRADLTPGTFTVVFSAMFGLMRPLKALTSVTSEFQRGMAACQTLFGLMDLETERDNGKYEVNRVKGEVAVKDVTFTYQGKEKPALANVSFDIPQGKTVALVGRSGSGKSTIANLFTRFYDVDSGSISLDGHDVRDYKLTNLRRHFALVSQNVHLFNDTIANNIAYAAEGEYTREQIEQAARQAHAMEFIENMPEGLDTVIGENGTSLSGGQRQRVAIARALLRDAPVLILDEATSALDTESERAIQAALNELQKNKTVLVIAHRLSTIEQADEILVVDEGEIIERGRHADLLAQDGAYAQLHRIQFGE